One stretch of Aquimarina sp. Aq107 DNA includes these proteins:
- a CDS encoding phosphodiester glycosidase family protein: MKNITLVLFIALSVALTGYIPIHKSSIENKFLSHEIDLKHQCLKFYWKDKYGKNFRNFQNLKSALQKENKELVFAMNGGMYNKDLSPQGLYNENGVVKSETDTLDKGYGNFYLQPNGVFYINKDNKPIIIPTNNIKKLDHIAYATQSGPMLLINGKIHSKFNQGSPNIHIRNGVGILPNGNLLFAISKEKVNFYDFASYFKEKGCKNALYLDGFVSRAYLPSSKWEQLDGNFGVIIAEIK; the protein is encoded by the coding sequence ATGAAAAACATCACACTTGTTTTATTTATAGCACTTAGCGTCGCGCTCACAGGATATATTCCAATTCATAAGTCAAGTATTGAGAATAAATTTTTAAGTCATGAAATAGACCTAAAACATCAGTGTTTAAAGTTTTATTGGAAAGATAAGTATGGAAAAAACTTTAGAAACTTTCAAAATCTCAAATCAGCATTGCAAAAAGAGAATAAAGAGTTAGTTTTTGCTATGAACGGAGGTATGTACAACAAAGATTTATCACCACAAGGATTATACAATGAAAACGGAGTGGTAAAATCCGAGACAGACACTCTTGACAAGGGTTACGGAAACTTCTACCTACAACCAAACGGCGTGTTTTATATAAACAAGGATAACAAACCTATTATTATTCCTACCAATAATATTAAAAAACTTGATCATATCGCTTATGCAACACAGTCTGGCCCAATGCTATTGATTAATGGAAAAATTCATTCTAAATTTAATCAAGGTTCTCCTAATATTCATATTAGAAATGGAGTTGGAATTCTACCAAATGGAAATTTACTTTTTGCAATCTCTAAAGAAAAGGTCAATTTTTACGATTTTGCTAGTTATTTTAAAGAGAAAGGATGTAAAAATGCTTTATATCTTGATGGTTTTGTTTCTCGAGCATATTTACCATCTTCCAAATGGGAACAATTAGATGGTAATTTTGGCGTAATCATCGCAGAAATCAAATAA
- a CDS encoding CoA transferase subunit B, which yields MLDKNGIAKRIAKELEDGYFVNLGIGIPTLVANYIPEGIEVEFQSENGVLGMGPFPFEGEEDADIINAGKQTITTMAGASFFDSATSFNMIRGQHVDLTILGAMEVAENGDIANWKIPGKMVKGMGGAMDLVASAENIIVAMMHTNRAGASKLLKKCSLPLTGVSCVKKVVTNMAVLEVTDEGFKLLERAPGVSVEDIQNATEGNLIIEGNVPEMILD from the coding sequence ATGCTAGATAAAAATGGAATAGCAAAACGTATCGCTAAGGAGTTGGAAGATGGATATTTTGTGAATCTAGGAATTGGAATTCCTACATTAGTTGCTAATTACATACCAGAGGGTATAGAAGTGGAGTTTCAAAGTGAAAATGGAGTTTTGGGAATGGGACCTTTCCCATTTGAAGGAGAAGAAGATGCTGATATTATAAATGCTGGTAAACAAACTATTACGACAATGGCAGGAGCTTCCTTTTTTGATTCTGCAACTAGTTTCAATATGATACGTGGGCAGCACGTTGATTTAACTATTTTAGGAGCAATGGAAGTTGCTGAGAATGGAGATATTGCAAATTGGAAAATCCCTGGTAAAATGGTTAAGGGAATGGGTGGAGCAATGGATTTGGTGGCTAGTGCAGAGAATATTATAGTGGCAATGATGCATACGAATAGGGCAGGGGCTTCTAAGTTACTTAAAAAATGTTCCTTGCCTTTAACAGGGGTAAGTTGTGTTAAAAAAGTGGTAACCAATATGGCGGTTTTAGAAGTGACTGATGAGGGGTTTAAATTGTTAGAACGAGCTCCGGGTGTTAGTGTAGAAGATATACAAAATGCAACAGAGGGGAATCTAATAATTGAAGGAAATGTGCCAGAAATGATTTTGGATTGA
- a CDS encoding CoA transferase subunit A: MIRKTVAGVVEATEGVKDNMTFMLGGFGLCGIPENSIAELVKKNIKGLTCISNNAGVDDFGLGLLLQQKQIKKMVSSYVGENEEFERQMLSGELEVELIPQGTLAERCRAAQGGFPAFYTPAGYGTEVAEGKETREFNGKMYILEKAFDADFAFVKAWKGDEAGNLIFKGTARNFNPCMCGAAKITVAEVEELVPAGSLDPDQVHIPGIFVQKIFQGNTYEKRIEQRTVRKR; the protein is encoded by the coding sequence ATGATTCGTAAAACAGTGGCTGGAGTAGTTGAAGCTACAGAAGGAGTAAAAGATAATATGACCTTTATGTTAGGAGGTTTTGGTCTTTGTGGAATACCTGAAAATTCTATTGCAGAATTGGTAAAGAAAAATATTAAAGGATTAACCTGTATTTCTAATAACGCCGGTGTGGATGATTTTGGTTTAGGGCTTTTGTTACAGCAAAAGCAAATTAAGAAGATGGTTTCTTCTTATGTTGGAGAAAATGAAGAATTCGAACGCCAGATGTTAAGTGGAGAGCTAGAAGTGGAACTTATTCCTCAAGGTACATTAGCAGAAAGATGTAGAGCCGCGCAAGGTGGTTTTCCTGCATTCTATACACCTGCTGGTTATGGAACAGAGGTAGCAGAGGGAAAGGAAACTAGAGAGTTTAATGGTAAAATGTATATACTTGAAAAGGCTTTTGATGCGGATTTCGCTTTTGTAAAAGCCTGGAAAGGTGATGAAGCTGGTAATCTTATTTTTAAAGGAACTGCTAGAAATTTTAACCCTTGTATGTGTGGTGCTGCAAAAATTACGGTAGCCGAGGTGGAGGAATTAGTTCCTGCAGGTAGTCTTGATCCTGATCAAGTTCATATACCAGGAATTTTTGTTCAAAAAATATTCCAAGGTAATACTTATGAAAAAAGAATAGAACAACGTACTGTACGGAAGAGATAG
- a CDS encoding transglycosylase domain-containing protein has translation MEKSHSKITTSKKISFSDKRRYIKYFWVSFIVAVITVPFLFLLASWGVLGEMPTFEDLENPRNDLASQIISSDGVQLGTIFKPNENRTPIKYDDLPKHLVDALIATEDVRFYGHSGVDPRGTFRAFASLGSKGGASTITQQLARLLFIGLRSKKLDKYTQKIREWVIAARLERQYTKNEIIVMYLNKYDFARQAIGIGSASRIYFNKELKNLKIEESAVLIGMLKSATIYNPKTRLENAIDRRNIVLSQMAKYGYLTNKEKDSLQQLSIELDYRPEGYAEGTATYFRREVKQFVEDWIKHNPIGENENGELEYHNIYEDGLKIYVTVNSRMQKYAELAVKEHMTNLQKEFDKQEKTNNTTPFRGISNEQKDKIVNKAIRNSARRKIMKDNGKSEDEILTSFNIPTKMSIFSWEGVIDTIMTPRDSILYYKRFLHTGLMSMNPQTGEVKAWVGGINNKYFKYDHVNQGTRQVGSTFKPFVYATAVDQLKYSPCYKIPRAKITIPVGKHGVSGQDWTPTNTDGNYIGSVTLKNGLAKSINTVSARLMDRIGPETVINLTRKLGIQSEINAVASIALGTENIKLSEMVGAYSAFANEGIYIKPFIVSHIKDKNGTLLYDNFPERKDVISKESAYITLNLMEGVTETGSGRSLRTDASNQYLYKNVITGHPYKFDNPIAGKTGTTQNNSDGWFMGIVPNLCTGVWVGGDSRSIHFESITYGSGASMALPIWALYMKKCYQDRSLQVSKSEFVKPVNLSVQLDCEIYETRDKVQDEFQF, from the coding sequence ATGGAGAAATCTCATTCTAAAATAACGACAAGTAAAAAAATATCGTTTTCTGACAAACGGAGGTATATTAAATATTTCTGGGTTAGTTTTATTGTAGCAGTTATTACTGTCCCTTTTTTGTTTCTTTTGGCTAGTTGGGGTGTTTTAGGGGAGATGCCGACTTTTGAGGATTTAGAGAATCCTAGAAATGATCTTGCTTCTCAGATTATTTCTTCTGATGGTGTTCAGTTAGGAACTATTTTTAAACCCAATGAAAATAGGACTCCAATAAAATATGATGATTTACCAAAACATTTAGTAGATGCATTGATTGCTACAGAAGATGTCCGTTTTTATGGACATTCTGGTGTTGATCCAAGAGGCACATTTAGGGCTTTTGCGTCTTTAGGAAGCAAAGGAGGAGCAAGTACAATTACACAACAACTAGCAAGGTTACTGTTTATTGGTCTTAGATCAAAAAAATTAGATAAGTACACTCAAAAGATTAGAGAGTGGGTAATAGCGGCACGTTTAGAACGACAGTATACTAAGAATGAAATTATTGTAATGTATCTAAATAAATATGATTTTGCTAGACAAGCAATAGGTATTGGATCTGCTTCAAGAATTTATTTTAATAAAGAACTTAAAAACCTCAAAATAGAAGAGTCAGCCGTATTAATAGGTATGCTTAAAAGCGCAACCATATATAATCCAAAAACGAGATTAGAAAATGCAATTGATAGAAGAAATATAGTATTAAGCCAAATGGCCAAATATGGATATTTGACAAATAAAGAAAAAGATAGTTTACAGCAGTTGTCAATAGAACTTGATTATAGACCTGAAGGATATGCAGAAGGTACTGCAACTTATTTTAGGAGAGAAGTGAAACAATTTGTAGAGGATTGGATAAAACATAATCCTATTGGTGAGAATGAAAATGGAGAGTTAGAATATCATAATATATACGAGGATGGTCTTAAAATTTATGTTACTGTAAATTCCAGAATGCAAAAATACGCTGAGCTAGCTGTTAAGGAACATATGACCAATCTTCAAAAAGAATTTGATAAGCAAGAAAAAACAAATAACACAACTCCGTTTAGAGGGATTTCTAACGAACAAAAAGATAAAATTGTAAATAAAGCTATTAGAAATTCAGCTAGAAGAAAAATAATGAAGGATAATGGCAAAAGTGAAGATGAGATTCTTACTTCTTTCAATATTCCAACCAAGATGAGCATATTTTCTTGGGAAGGTGTAATTGACACCATTATGACACCAAGAGATTCAATTTTATATTATAAAAGGTTTTTGCACACTGGATTAATGTCGATGAACCCTCAAACTGGAGAGGTGAAAGCTTGGGTTGGAGGAATTAATAATAAGTATTTTAAGTATGATCATGTAAACCAGGGTACAAGACAGGTTGGTTCTACTTTTAAACCATTTGTATATGCTACCGCTGTAGACCAATTAAAGTATTCTCCTTGTTATAAAATACCAAGAGCTAAAATTACTATACCCGTAGGAAAACATGGAGTATCTGGCCAGGATTGGACACCAACAAATACAGACGGTAATTATATTGGATCAGTAACACTCAAGAATGGATTAGCAAAATCAATAAATACAGTTTCTGCAAGATTAATGGATAGAATAGGTCCAGAAACTGTGATTAATTTAACAAGAAAACTAGGAATTCAGTCAGAAATAAATGCTGTAGCTTCTATTGCGTTAGGAACAGAAAACATAAAGCTTTCTGAAATGGTTGGGGCGTATAGTGCGTTTGCAAATGAAGGAATATATATTAAACCTTTTATAGTTTCTCATATTAAAGATAAAAACGGAACCTTGCTGTATGATAATTTCCCAGAGCGCAAGGATGTTATTAGCAAAGAATCAGCATATATAACACTTAATTTGATGGAAGGTGTTACAGAAACTGGATCTGGTAGATCGTTAAGAACGGATGCTTCGAATCAATACCTTTATAAAAATGTTATTACTGGACACCCTTATAAGTTTGATAATCCAATAGCTGGTAAAACTGGAACTACTCAAAATAATAGTGATGGATGGTTTATGGGAATCGTTCCCAACCTTTGTACAGGAGTATGGGTAGGTGGAGATAGTAGATCAATACATTTTGAATCTATAACTTATGGAAGTGGTGCTTCTATGGCACTTCCAATATGGGCACTGTATATGAAAAAATGTTATCAGGATAGAAGTCTACAGGTGTCTAAATCTGAGTTTGTAAAACCTGTAAATCTATCTGTACAGTTAGATTGTGAAATCTATGAAACTAGAGATAAGGTACAAGACGAATTCCAATTTTAA